TGCCCAAATTTTCTTAAAGCCATCTCAATTGAAGATATTGCAATGATAATATCAAATGTGTCTATATACCCAAGGTGAGCGATTCTAATAATCTTACCCTTTAACTGGTCTTGCCCCCCTGCCATTGTAATGCCCATATCATCCCTTAGATATTTTACAAATTTTCCGCCGTCAACAGATTCGGGCAGATACACGCCTGTTGTTGCGTCTGACGGCGCATCAGGCGCAAGGAGTTTCAAGCCCATTGCCTTTGCAGCAGCCCTTGTCGCCCTTGCAAGCCTGTTATGTCTTGCAAAGACATTTTCAAACCCTTCTTGTTTGAGCATCTTTAAAACATCTCGCAAGCCGATTATCAAAGAAACTGCCGGCGTGTATGCCGTTGTATTGTCCTTTAGATTTTTTCTTTCCTTTTTAAAATCAAAATAAAATCTCGGCAATTTTGCAGTCTCTTGAAATTTCCATGCCTTTTCACTCAGCGCAGCAAATGCAAGACCCGGCGGGAGCATGAATGCCTTTTGAGAACCTGATACCAAAACATCAATGCCCCATTCATCCATCGGTGTTGGAAACACGCCTACAGAGGTTATGCCGTCAACTATCAAGAGGCAGTTATCTTTCTTTTTTGTAAGTTCTGCCAGTTCCTTTATAGGATGCGCAACTGTTGTAGATGTCTCGCTTGCCTGAACCAATACACCCTTTATATTAGGGTT
Above is a genomic segment from Deltaproteobacteria bacterium containing:
- a CDS encoding alanine--glyoxylate aminotransferase family protein, with protein sequence MKKRFLLAPGPTPVPAEINLAMAQPMIHHRTPQFSAIFGEVKEDLKYLFQTKQDVLILAASGTGAMEGSITNLYSPGDEVIVINGGKFGERWGKIAEAYGLKALWLNVEWGKAVNPADVKKALDANPNIKGVLVQASETSTTVAHPIKELAELTKKKDNCLLIVDGITSVGVFPTPMDEWGIDVLVSGSQKAFMLPPGLAFAALSEKAWKFQETAKLPRFYFDFKKERKNLKDNTTAYTPAVSLIIGLRDVLKMLKQEGFENVFARHNRLARATRAAAKAMGLKLLAPDAPSDATTGVYLPESVDGGKFVKYLRDDMGITMAGGQDQLKGKIIRIAHLGYIDTFDIIIAISSIEMALRKFGHKTELGKGVAAAQEILMEGYK